In Isosphaera pallida ATCC 43644, the sequence CCGGCGAGGCGGCGGCGATCCCAGCGACGCCCGAGGCGATTTTCGCCCTGTTGCCCGCCGAGCCGGGCCGCGAGCGTCCCCAATACGTTGCTGAGGATGTTTTCGGCTATGGATTCTTGTCTGACGTCTTTCTCGCCGATTACAAAGAAGGGGAAACGACGTTCCAAGGATTCCTGAAACCATGCGCCAGTCCCGAGGCGGCTCGGAGCTTGTTGGAAACCTATCGGGAGGAGACCGCCCGCAACGGTGCGGTCAACACCGAGGAGTCGGTCGAGGAACTGCCGGGCGTGACGGTGCTGCTCGTCTCCGATCAAGCCGACATCGGTTTGATCGACGTGGTGTTCGTCAAAGGCAATACCTTCGGCGGAGTCAATGGCGCGTCGGATCGCGCGGCGGCCCTAACGTTCGCCCGCGAGTTGGCTGCTGGGCTGCCCTCCCGTCTACCCGACCTGAGTAGTCCCTGACGCGATGGCTTCGCCCTCCCGTCGGACCGGGACAATCATTGGGCCGATTGGATCGGCCCCCGCCCGATACTCGCATCGTGACTTCACCCCCACCCCAATTCAACCGTTCCCACCTCTTGAACCCCACTCGTCCCGGTCTCCGGGGGAATCGTTCCGATGAGCGAAAAGCTGACCCGGACTCAGTTGAAGAATCTCGAACGTCTCGGCGGGGTCAATCCGGCCGAGGCACCATTCAGCCGTCGTCAGTTTGTGACCCAAGTGGGCGGCGGATTGCTGGCCGCCGGCGCGGTGGTGGGCACGGGGCTGGCAATCCTCGACCCCTGGGGAATGAAGGCAGTCGAGCCTCCGCCCCCGGTTCGACTCAAAAGCTACGCGGTGAGCGGCCGCCCGGCGAGTCGTCCCGACGTGGTGGTGGTTCGCTCGGCTCCCGTGCGGGCTGAGTCGCGCGAGGTTGAACTCGCCTTGCGGGAGGAGCAGGCGTTCCGCATGGTCAAGGCGGGCATGGAGGCGCTCGGCGGGGTCGAGTCGTTCATCACCCGGGGCGACGTGGTGGTGGTCAAGCCGAACGTCGCCTTCGACAAGAACCCCGACCTGGCCGCCACCACCCAGCCCGACACGATCGCGGCGGTGGTCCGGCTCTGCAAGGCGGCCGGAGCCCGTAAGGTGATCGTGTGCGACAACCCGATCAACAACCCCGAAAGCTGTTTTTTCAAGACCAAAGTGGGCGACGCCGCCCGCCGCGCTGGGGCCGAGGTGATGCTGCCCCAGGCCAGCTACTTCGAGCCGCTTTGGGTCGGGGGCGAGACAATCAAGACCACCTGGAGTATGTTCTACAAGCCGTTCCGCGAGGCCACCAAGGTGATCGGCGTCTCGCCGGTCAAGGACCACAACCTCTGCAAAGCGACCGTCACCATCAAAAACTGGTACGGGTTGCTCGGCAACCCCCGCAACCAGTTCCACCAAGATATTCACGGCATCATCTCCGACTTCGCGTTAATGATGAAACCCACCCTGGTCATCGCCGACGGGCGGCGGCTGCTCATGAAGAACGGTCCCACCGGCGGCAGCCTCAACGATGTCAAGGTGGCCGACGCGATGGTGATCGGCACCGAACAGGTCGCCGTCGATAGTTGGTGTGTCACCCGCCTGCTCGAAAAGAAACGACACGACATCGTCTATCTCGATAAAGCGATTCAGCGCAACCTGGGCGTCGATTGGTCGCCCAACAAACTGCGCGACGATGTGGTGGTGGATGTTCCCACCGCTGAGTCGCTGTTCGGCTGATTCGATCCCACCCGATCGTGTTGATTCTTCCCGATCGCCACCTGCTCCGCCCCGCTTCGCCCGGTTGAACCCGGTTGGTCTGGTCCCCTCGCCGGAGCCTTCGCGTCATGGTCAAGATTCGTCGCGCCTACGAAGTTTTGTTTCTCGGTCTGTTTCTCTTCTTTCTGATCATCACCGACCTGCGTTATCTCGGAGGCTGGCCAGTCTCGATCTTCTTGGAAGCGACACCGCTGGTGGCGGTCGCCACGGCGCTGACGACCCACACCATCTACCGCAACTTGGTTTGGGGTCTGGTCATCATCGCGCTGACGATGGTGGTGGGCCGGGTCTGGTGCAACTGGATGTGCCCCTTTGGGATTCTGCATCACTTTTTCGGCTGGATCGGTAACACCCGCACCACCAAGCAAGCGATCGAAGCCAATCGGTATCGCAAAATTTACGCAATCAAATATTATATTCTCACAGCGATGCTGGTGATGGCGTCGCTTTGGATGATCCCTACCGCGCTTAACGCCCCGGCCAAGATCGCCGAGGTGTACGGCGAGTCGGAGGGAGGATTCAGCGCGGCGCTGGCGGCGATCCCTTCAGGGTTGGCCCGCTCGGCGGCGGAAAGCCGGGTGGAGAACGCTACCCTGCAAATCGGCCTGCTGGACCCAATCGCGCTGACGGTTCGCTCGATGACCACTAGCGTGCTGCCTACGGTCCATAAGGCGACCGAGGGAGTATACAGCGAACCACGCGAATATTGGTTGGGCTGGATCGTGGGGGTGATCTTCGTCGGCCTCCTGCTGGCCAACTGGTGGATTCCCCGGTTCTTTTGCCGGGTGCTATGTCCCCTCGGGGCGCTGTTGGGCGTCTTTAGCAAGTTCGCGCTGTGGCGGATTGACCGCGACCCGGTGCGCTGCACCGATTGCGACCTCTGCCTCAAAAGCTGCGAAGGGGCCTCAGATCCGCATAAAGACCTTCGCAAATCGGAATGCTTTGTTTGTCTCAACTGCATCGAGGATTGCCCGCACGATGCGCTGTCGTTCCGTTTTCTGCCCCGGCGGGCCAGCGAGGTGACCCATCCCCAGGTTGGGCGTCGCAGTTTGCTAATGGCTGGGGTCTTCGGGCTGCTGTTTTATCCGATGGCCCGGTTGTCCGGCGGCGTGAAGAAGAACTTTCACAAGTCGGTGATCCGCCCTCCCGGATCGGTGGCCGAGGAGGAGTTCCTCAAGCGTTGCATCAAGTGCGACCAATGCATTCGGGTTTGCCCCACCAACGTGCTGCAGCCCAGCTTGTTTGAGGGCGGGGTCGAGGCGTTGTGGACGCCGATCATGGTTTCCAAAATGGGCTGGTGCGAATACAATTGCACGCTTTGCTCGCAGGTTTGTCCCACCGGGGCGATCCGGGAAATCTCAATCGAGGAGAAACTGGGGGTGGGTCGTTTCGAGGCTCAGGGGCCGATCAAGGTGGGGACGGCGTTCTACAATCATGGGCGCTGTCTGCCCTGGGCGATGGACACGCATTGCGTGGTCTGCGAGGAGGTCTGCCCGACCAGTCCCAAAGCGATCTTTACCCGCAATGTCGAGATCACCGACCGCTGGGGCCAAACCAAGACACTCAAGCGTCCCTATATCGACCCGGAAAAATGCATTGGTTGCGGCATCTGTGAACACGAATGTCCGGTGAAGGACGACCCGGCGGTGTACGTGACCGCCATCGGGGAAACCCGCAGCAAGGAACGGTCGTTGCTGCTGTCGATGGTCGCCGGAGACGACACCGGCACCGTGGTGTCAGCCAACGACCGCTCGGCGATGGGCGTGGAACCGCGAGAACCGTCGTTGCTGTTGTCGTTAGTCGCGGGTCGAGATGCCGGCGCGGTGATCTAATCTCCGATGAAAGCGAATCTAATCCGAGCCTTCGTCAAACAACCGACGTTGTTCGGCCAGCAGCGCGTTGACCACAAGGTCGTCGGCGGGCGGAGTCAAACCTAAAACGCGGTAGCCCTCGGGGGTAGCGCGACGGCCCCGGGGGGTGCGGACGATAAACCGCCGGCGCAACATGTAAGGTTCAACCTCATCGGTGAGGGTGTCCACCGAGACGTTCATGGTCGCGGCGATTGCTTCGACGCCGGTGGGACCGCCCCGGAAGACCTGGATCAAGGTTTCCAGATAGCGGCGATCCTGACGATCCAGCCCCTCCTGGTCGATCTCCTGCATCGCTAGGGCGTCGCGGGCGACGCTCAAGGAAATGTGGCCGTTGGCCCGCGCCAGCGCGAAGTCGCGCACCCAACGCAGGCGGGCATTGGCCAGGCGGGGGGTACCCCGACTTCGCCGGGCGATCTCCTCGGCGGCGTCGGCGTCGAGGGTGACTTT encodes:
- a CDS encoding DUF362 domain-containing protein, with protein sequence MSEKLTRTQLKNLERLGGVNPAEAPFSRRQFVTQVGGGLLAAGAVVGTGLAILDPWGMKAVEPPPPVRLKSYAVSGRPASRPDVVVVRSAPVRAESREVELALREEQAFRMVKAGMEALGGVESFITRGDVVVVKPNVAFDKNPDLAATTQPDTIAAVVRLCKAAGARKVIVCDNPINNPESCFFKTKVGDAARRAGAEVMLPQASYFEPLWVGGETIKTTWSMFYKPFREATKVIGVSPVKDHNLCKATVTIKNWYGLLGNPRNQFHQDIHGIISDFALMMKPTLVIADGRRLLMKNGPTGGSLNDVKVADAMVIGTEQVAVDSWCVTRLLEKKRHDIVYLDKAIQRNLGVDWSPNKLRDDVVVDVPTAESLFG
- a CDS encoding 4Fe-4S binding protein, with amino-acid sequence MVKIRRAYEVLFLGLFLFFLIITDLRYLGGWPVSIFLEATPLVAVATALTTHTIYRNLVWGLVIIALTMVVGRVWCNWMCPFGILHHFFGWIGNTRTTKQAIEANRYRKIYAIKYYILTAMLVMASLWMIPTALNAPAKIAEVYGESEGGFSAALAAIPSGLARSAAESRVENATLQIGLLDPIALTVRSMTTSVLPTVHKATEGVYSEPREYWLGWIVGVIFVGLLLANWWIPRFFCRVLCPLGALLGVFSKFALWRIDRDPVRCTDCDLCLKSCEGASDPHKDLRKSECFVCLNCIEDCPHDALSFRFLPRRASEVTHPQVGRRSLLMAGVFGLLFYPMARLSGGVKKNFHKSVIRPPGSVAEEEFLKRCIKCDQCIRVCPTNVLQPSLFEGGVEALWTPIMVSKMGWCEYNCTLCSQVCPTGAIREISIEEKLGVGRFEAQGPIKVGTAFYNHGRCLPWAMDTHCVVCEEVCPTSPKAIFTRNVEITDRWGQTKTLKRPYIDPEKCIGCGICEHECPVKDDPAVYVTAIGETRSKERSLLLSMVAGDDTGTVVSANDRSAMGVEPREPSLLLSLVAGRDAGAVI